The Pirellulales bacterium genome includes a window with the following:
- a CDS encoding carbon storage regulator has product MLVLSRKPGEKVLIADEITVSVLSVQGNRVRLGIEAPGEYRVLRAELTQWGETTKDRGVLQEVQPVAAACVGCGI; this is encoded by the coding sequence ATGTTGGTCCTGAGCAGGAAGCCCGGAGAGAAGGTCCTGATCGCTGACGAGATCACGGTTTCGGTCCTGAGCGTGCAGGGAAATCGAGTTCGGCTGGGTATCGAGGCGCCGGGCGAGTACCGAGTGCTACGCGCCGAATTGACCCAGTGGGGCGAAACGACCAAGGACCGAGGCGTCTTGCAAGAAGTGCAACCCGTCGCAGCAGCCTGCGTCGGTTGTGGCATTTGA
- a CDS encoding M48 family metallopeptidase: MSKSALCRRCSHEYEVAPGTAYEAIECPKCRLRPAQLGAKLVAAFSGDIQPPETSKLYRLGIVLVALAMTLLPIIYVGLVVAVIYLVCMHATHWGPYLLADNQRTGGRRQATLFLVGYLGPLIAGAILIIFMLKPLLAARPKSPASRRLERADDPVLFDFVGRLCDVVGAPAPSEIRLDGLVNASASFRAGWMGMISNQLVLTIGAPLVAGLTLRQLTGVLAHEFGHFAQGSGMRLTYVIRSVNAWFARVVYERDAWDERLVSWGNRMPIRELQAVFWMTQLCIWSTRRILWALMCAGHAVSCFMLREMEFDADRCEARVAGSDMFAATLERVQVLNVAWQGALADTQRLLADGQLADNICDVLLDNVRRLPPSAADELRKTAADRKTHWSDTHPCDTDRIASARAEKAEGAFRLDGPATVLFESFPSLAREVSASFYQESLGEAFHSTRMLPAAEALTRQNAERDEASARERFFANTFNLLRPFAVAAASAPAPSNLQAAALELEEARATADRTVAGYREGFQRYDDADTRWMLAEQAASLIAGGLKVKPAEFQIERSDAKAAASGRDGAINEMNEVAEQLQPFEQATRRRMALAIGMLRVPGIARRLPNLSVSERELHQVLAATRALHRAWPEILQLRNGAGCLSILINNLAANQSNKKLRTALADKVEGVAKQVTALYERFSETAYPFDHAVQEATVAQYALEKLPAAEDIAAVYSSGATLINQLNLLAVRIAGRLSFLASAAEEALSTVQPAAEASSMPDAS; encoded by the coding sequence ATGTCGAAATCCGCACTGTGCCGTCGATGTTCGCATGAATATGAAGTTGCGCCAGGCACGGCTTACGAGGCGATCGAATGTCCCAAGTGCCGGCTGCGGCCGGCCCAGCTGGGCGCAAAACTGGTCGCAGCTTTCTCGGGCGACATACAGCCACCGGAAACGTCGAAGCTGTACCGCCTGGGAATCGTGCTCGTGGCGCTCGCCATGACATTGCTGCCGATCATTTACGTCGGGCTGGTTGTTGCGGTTATCTATCTGGTCTGCATGCACGCCACGCACTGGGGACCGTACCTGCTGGCCGACAACCAACGGACGGGCGGGCGTAGACAAGCCACGCTATTCCTCGTCGGCTACCTCGGACCACTCATCGCCGGTGCGATTCTCATCATCTTCATGCTGAAGCCGCTGCTGGCCGCGCGACCCAAGAGCCCGGCTTCACGCCGCTTGGAAAGGGCCGACGATCCGGTCCTCTTCGATTTCGTCGGCCGACTTTGCGATGTCGTCGGCGCGCCTGCGCCCAGCGAGATTCGTCTTGATGGGCTGGTCAATGCCTCGGCCAGCTTCCGCGCCGGCTGGATGGGCATGATTTCCAATCAGCTGGTTTTGACGATCGGTGCGCCTCTCGTGGCGGGGTTGACGCTGCGACAGCTTACCGGCGTGCTGGCCCATGAATTCGGCCATTTTGCCCAGGGCAGCGGCATGCGGCTGACCTACGTGATTCGCTCGGTAAATGCATGGTTTGCCCGCGTTGTCTACGAACGAGACGCATGGGACGAGCGATTGGTCAGTTGGGGCAACAGGATGCCGATTCGCGAGCTGCAGGCCGTCTTTTGGATGACGCAGTTATGCATCTGGTCGACGCGCCGCATATTGTGGGCCTTGATGTGCGCCGGTCACGCGGTGAGCTGCTTCATGCTCCGCGAAATGGAATTCGATGCCGATCGCTGCGAAGCGCGGGTCGCGGGAAGCGACATGTTCGCCGCGACGCTCGAACGCGTGCAAGTTCTCAACGTGGCGTGGCAGGGGGCGCTGGCCGACACACAACGCTTGTTGGCCGACGGACAATTGGCGGACAACATCTGCGACGTGCTGCTGGACAACGTGCGACGGCTGCCGCCAAGCGCCGCCGATGAACTTCGTAAGACCGCGGCCGACCGAAAAACGCACTGGTCTGACACGCATCCCTGCGACACGGACCGCATCGCCAGCGCCCGGGCCGAAAAGGCCGAGGGGGCGTTCCGCCTGGATGGACCGGCGACGGTGCTGTTCGAATCCTTTCCATCGCTCGCGCGCGAAGTCAGCGCGTCGTTCTATCAAGAATCGCTGGGCGAGGCCTTTCACTCCACTCGCATGCTGCCGGCTGCGGAAGCCCTGACTCGTCAAAATGCCGAGCGCGACGAGGCGAGCGCGCGGGAACGGTTTTTCGCCAATACGTTCAACTTGCTGCGTCCTTTTGCCGTCGCGGCCGCATCGGCGCCGGCCCCCAGCAACCTGCAAGCCGCCGCACTCGAGCTGGAGGAAGCGCGAGCCACCGCCGATCGGACCGTCGCCGGATACCGCGAGGGATTTCAGCGATATGACGACGCAGACACACGCTGGATGTTGGCTGAGCAGGCGGCGTCGCTGATCGCCGGTGGACTGAAAGTGAAGCCCGCGGAGTTTCAAATCGAACGTTCGGACGCGAAAGCAGCCGCATCCGGACGCGATGGGGCCATCAACGAGATGAACGAGGTCGCGGAACAACTTCAACCTTTTGAGCAAGCGACGAGGCGCCGCATGGCACTCGCGATCGGTATGCTTCGCGTGCCAGGAATTGCCAGGCGGCTTCCGAATCTCTCGGTGTCCGAACGCGAGCTGCATCAAGTGCTCGCGGCCACGCGAGCGCTGCATCGGGCGTGGCCGGAAATCCTGCAGCTGCGCAACGGCGCCGGATGCCTGTCGATCTTGATCAACAATCTCGCCGCAAATCAGTCGAATAAGAAACTGCGAACCGCCCTGGCGGACAAGGTCGAAGGGGTCGCCAAGCAAGTAACGGCCCTCTACGAACGTTTCAGTGAAACAGCGTACCCCTTCGACCATGCCGTGCAGGAGGCCACGGTCGCTCAGTACGCGCTGGAAAAGCTGCCGGCCGCCGAAGACATCGCGGCGGTTTATTCCTCAGGTGCGACCCTCATCAATCAGTTGAACCTGTTGGCGGTCCGGATCGCGGGT
- a CDS encoding nuclear transport factor 2 family protein, whose translation MASTALAAETQPTAGRTEAEQAVRGAVAAYRQALDQQDVDAIVSFWTPEADYVDQLGRVYKIHAGLTQAKKLAQEGMHIAHLAPKTETLGIRLVTPDVAIEDGSFERIGALAGPAPQGRYTTVWVKRDGHWLIDGVRETPMHLEDSSDAIDDLGWMIGEWVAEGPHATAEISCSWGKDESYIVTQLKMKPVVGEPFSATQVIGWDPSQQKIRSFMFDSRGGFNEGQWVNEGDGWIVRSVESHPNGKRTASTKIYSRVDDNTALWESIDDDVAGQAGAELRLRITRKQPQK comes from the coding sequence GTGGCATCGACCGCCTTGGCGGCTGAGACGCAGCCCACCGCCGGCCGCACCGAAGCGGAACAGGCGGTGCGTGGCGCCGTGGCCGCTTATCGGCAGGCGCTCGATCAACAGGACGTCGACGCGATTGTCTCGTTCTGGACGCCCGAGGCCGATTACGTCGACCAGTTGGGGCGCGTGTACAAGATTCACGCCGGCCTCACCCAAGCCAAGAAGCTTGCCCAAGAGGGGATGCACATCGCGCACCTGGCTCCGAAAACCGAGACCCTGGGCATTCGGCTGGTGACGCCGGACGTCGCCATTGAGGACGGAAGCTTCGAGCGCATCGGCGCACTAGCGGGCCCCGCGCCGCAAGGGCGGTACACGACCGTGTGGGTAAAGCGCGACGGTCATTGGCTGATCGACGGCGTACGCGAAACGCCCATGCACCTCGAGGACAGCTCCGACGCCATCGACGATCTGGGCTGGATGATTGGTGAATGGGTCGCCGAGGGGCCGCACGCAACGGCCGAGATTTCCTGCAGTTGGGGCAAGGACGAAAGCTACATCGTGACACAACTGAAAATGAAGCCGGTCGTGGGCGAGCCCTTCTCCGCCACGCAAGTGATCGGCTGGGACCCGAGCCAGCAGAAGATCCGCTCCTTCATGTTCGATTCGCGCGGTGGATTCAACGAAGGGCAATGGGTGAACGAAGGAGACGGTTGGATCGTGAGGTCGGTCGAATCTCATCCCAACGGCAAGCGCACCGCCTCCACCAAGATCTACAGCCGCGTCGACGATAACACCGCCCTCTGGGAATCGATCGACGACGACGTGGCAGGACAGGCGGGCGCCGAACTGCGTTTGCGGATTACCCGCAAGCAACCTCAGAAATGA